The sequence GGCGCCTAAGCAATGTCGCAATTAAGACGTCAATTTTAAATTGAGAACTTTGGATGTTtaagaagaattttttgtcAATATGCTGTGATGTGGGTACCTAGAAGGACACCGGAAATGGTAACTTATAGTGAAAAAGTACTTATAGTAAGAGAAAAATATCGTGATGGCAAAACATGAATAACATcaaggaattaaaaaaattgggggCTGTCTTGTAGATGTCCGCAAaagtattgaaaaaaaacattcttggGAATCCAAAATTCATTGAAGTGATTCAGTAAATTTGTCTATCGGGGATCTTACATGCGACTAGATCTCTCGTAGAACGTCTACTTCAATCGATTATCCCAACTACAAGTCGACGACAGCCTTGTTTGGTAGCAGACGAACAATACAATTATTGTTTTACGTGGAAGTATGTTTTAAGTGTAGTCACTACTACTTCATGACACCATACCATTAGAAGGAATTCGTATATTCTGAccgggaaaggaaaaaaaggcaggAAAGAAATCAGTGATGATGCTCCGCAATGTTTTTAACGTCGGCAGGTTTCTGTCTAGCACTCATTGTCGGCCAATTCGCCCATTACTTTCCATGAGTAAGTTTTAACATTTCTACTGTGACTTTGCCAAAAATTATCTCAAAACACTTCCCATAGGGTGTCTTTCTATGCAACAATGTGGATCTCCAAACATTTTTGGGCAAATAACTCCAAACCTCCTTGTCCCACTGATGccgaaaataagcccaaccacctatgaaaaaaatgaaggaaaaaatattCTTGACTTATGGAAAGTGCCTCAGCATCTAccaacatcatcatcatcatcatcatcaccaatTAGTAGCCCAGATAAACCACAGGTGGAAAAGCAAGCTGCACGGATGATCGTTATTAGAcggaggaaaatgaaaaagcacAAGCTGAAGAAGCTAAGAAAAGTGAGGAAATTTGAATACAGAAGAATGGCTCTGAAacgaaaaaccaaaaaagaaaaagaatttcagatGAAACTAATGGCACAGGTCAAAGAAGCTGACAAATTTGAAGCCAAATCACATGTGGAGAGCATCATCAGGATAGCAAAAGAAGATCTGTTTAAAAAACAGCAACCTCATCCTACTTTCAAGAGAAACCCATCATTGTATGACGAAAATGGTAACAGAATCCTTTTGAATAAACATTTATATGGAAGGAAATGACAGATGCCTTTATAGATTTAAAAATTGGTAATAAACTAGTTTGATGTGCAActtttattcattcttttttatccCTATCAAAATTGAATCTAAAACTATTTTCTGGCAGCTGAAAGTtgagtttttgtttctcctctGCAACAGCTGGGTGGGATTTCCTCATAAACTTTCCAGTACTTGTTGAAACCGTTGCAATAGCAGCATTTTCTAAACCTAAAATTGAATGCTGTTTAAGAAGACTTCCCCACGTTAACTAAACATGATGACTCTGAATATACCTaaaggaatttttcttttttctaattccattttttttcgataatCTCCAAGACTGATTTTCATAATACATCTTTTTTTCACTAATAACTCATGGGGATTTTCAAGGATAGCAACATCCTTTCTAATTGCATccactgaaaaacaaaatgatttttattttttagcttGTTGAAACAGCTTGAAAATAGAACAAAAGAATCAACTTTGTTTGGATGTCAGCTTCTTGGCATTTAAGGACAATTTGAGTTGGTGAATACACCAAGCTAATTCTTCGTCATTTATTCTAGTCTGTTCGTCAGACATGGATGAACTTGGCACCGGAGTTTCTACAACCTGCCTTGCAAGTGCAGGAGGCTTTTTACCCACTGCCTTTAACATTGTAATGGAAATAACATTAAGAAGCTAAGAGGAAAGACACAAAATACCTCGCGTACTGGCAATCGTTTAGGCGGCATGATCGTCTTGGTTCTATTCGCCTATTTCGGTTTTTTAATTTCCCAATAGGGACTATGACGAGATAGAAAAGCAACGCTTTCGGATAATTAAAGCTTTTCTCTTGACCCTTACAAATTTGTGAGATTTTTAGCAGCTTCTCTTCAGAGTACCTCGTTATCCTTGTTGAAAACTTCTAATCAAGCTGATATTAATTTATAGCAGGTAAGGTTGCagataatttcattttcgactTTCGTGTTTACAAATATTACAATAGCGTTTCTGTGTAAAACAGCTGAAATGAACATCAATGATGCGGTTTCCCCCAATAGATGGCAATCCATTATgcccccccccacccaaaaataaaaaatcggcCTTCGCTctgcagaaatattcggtgaggTGCATCTAGACAATTAAttagaaatgtgaccggtagatggagaaaacaggaaaaaattttttaggGTATAACGGATAGCCATACgcctatggcaatccgttttatatggcaatccgttttacataaaaaaaaaaaaaaaatggcggaaaaaaaataaaaaatcgcacttttttctttttttccgacacgtagccatctaccgctcagactcattatttctggcgtaggcaatttcattccattggatgccattcgcagttagttcagtagcgtggatggagaataacgcgtggctggaggaacaattgaaaaatggataagataatacaacaaaaggatggtaagtataaacattattatatttgttttgaattattaattattgtttatgagatcaaattatggaccagcaggctcaattattgcaacagcacaaaatattagataacagcaaagctaaggatggtaaggcctaatacataatgattctatttatttgcttttattcatttgtgttttgtagctcaaagtttgagtctacaagctcagctaggggaaaagaacaaattggaacggaacagtttccaaacagtgaaggaggtttttccaaactcaaacctaactgaacatgaggatgaattggcattaggcgaacacagtcaggtacctaaacttttcaaataagaattcaaaataagtatagaattttaacgaacaattatttattgtttagttattcagtctaccacctgacagtgtgttaaatttaaattctgttagtgctgcacaaaaagaatcgttagtaataagcccatgcagtgaaggaagtgaacaattgtgggaccgtatttgggccgaaaatgggtgtggtacggaaaccaagatatggcacaagttcaacatgaaacatggattaggtacttttcgattttatgtctattgaaaaagtatttttaatgctattattttgcattcacagaatttaatgggggatcaaatcaagtctggaagtgttacaggatggaag comes from Daphnia carinata strain CSIRO-1 chromosome 2, CSIRO_AGI_Dcar_HiC_V3, whole genome shotgun sequence and encodes:
- the LOC130686759 gene encoding uncharacterized protein LOC130686759; this translates as MMLRNVFNVGRFLSSTHCRPIRPLLSMRCLSMQQCGSPNIFGQITPNLLVPLMPKISPTTYEKNEGKNILDLWKVPQHLPTSSSSSSSPISSPDKPQVEKQAARMIVIRRRKMKKHKLKKLRKVRKFEYRRMALKRKTKKEKEFQMKLMAQVKEADKFEAKSHVESIIRIAKEDLFKKQQPHPTFKRNPSLYDENGNRILLNKHLYGRK
- the LOC130686762 gene encoding UPF0488 protein CG14286-like isoform X2; translated protein: MPPKRLPAVGKKPPALARQVVETPVPSSSMSDEQTRINDEELAWCIHQLKLSLNAKKLTSKQMDAIRKDVAILENPHELLVKKRCIMKISLGDYRKKMELEKRKIPLGLENAAIATVSTSTGKFMRKSHPAVAEEKQKLNFQLPENSFRFNFDRDKKE
- the LOC130686762 gene encoding UPF0488 protein CG14286-like isoform X1 — translated: MPPKRLPVREAVGKKPPALARQVVETPVPSSSMSDEQTRINDEELAWCIHQLKLSLNAKKLTSKQMDAIRKDVAILENPHELLVKKRCIMKISLGDYRKKMELEKRKIPLGLENAAIATVSTSTGKFMRKSHPAVAEEKQKLNFQLPENSFRFNFDRDKKE
- the LOC130686765 gene encoding uncharacterized protein LOC130686765 — encoded protein: MDQQAQLLQQHKILDNSKAKDAQSLSLQAQLGEKNKLERNSFQTVKEVFPNSNLTEHEDELALGEHSQLFSLPPDSVLNLNSVSAAQKESLVISPCSEGSEQLWDRIWAENGCGTETKIWHKFNMKHGLEFNGGSNQVWKCYRMEESAYR